The DNA window TTATAGAAGGAATCAATGCAGAAAGAAATAGACTCTCTGAATTAAAGAAAAATGCAAAATATATTGTAGATACTTCTAATCTGACTTCAGCTCAATTGAAAGAAGAAATTAAAAAAATATATATGGAGGGAGAAACCAGTCATAATCTGACTATATTTATTCAATCCTTTGGTTTTAAAAAAGGGATTTTATTAGATGCAGATTTAGTTTTTGATGTAAGGTTTTTACCGAATCCCCATTATATTGAGGAATTAAGGCCTTTTACGGGAAATGACAAACAGGTACGGGATTATGTAATGAAGTGGCCAGAAAGCATTCAATTTGTAGAGAAATTAAATGATTTGATAGATTTTTTAATTCCTTATTATATAAAAGAAGGAAAGTCTCAATTAGTGATAGGTATTGGATGTACAGGAGGAAAACATCGTTCTGTAACGGTTGCTAATATTTTATATGAAACATTGAAAGAAAAAGGACATCGAGCAATTATCAATCATAGAGATTCAGCAATTGTAAGGGAGTAATCTTAAAATGAAACTATTTGATTGGTTAAAACCAGGGTTAAAAATAAAAAGATGGCTTTTTTTAGGATCTGTTGGTATTGCATTTTTGATCATTGGTGGATATGCGTTTATCAATAAGATGTTTTTGAATAATCATTTTTTAGATTATTATCCAGTGGTTTTATTGTTAGGTATTGTGTTAATTGCTGTTAGTTTAAAAAAGGGTGCAGCATCCATTGTGAACTTGTTGGATACTCCTGGAAGTTTGGTAAAGTGTAAGATTGATAAAAAATTATATGAAAAGCGTATTTTGAATAAAGGACCTAAAACAGTTGTGATTGGTGGAGGAACAGGTCTTTCTGTTCTCTTAAGAGGTCTTAAAAAATATACTTCTAATATTACTGCTATTGTAACGGTAGCAGATGATGGTGGAGGATCAGGGATTTTAAGAGAGGATTTAGGAATGCTACCTCCAGGAGATATAAGGAATTGTATCTTAGCATTAGCAGATACAGAGCCCATTATGGAAAAATTACTACAATATCGTTTTGAAGAAGGAAAATTAAAAGGGCAAAGCTTTGGAAATTTATTGATTGCTGCAATGAATGGTATATCCGATAATTTTGAAGAGGCCATAAAAAAAATAAACCATGTTTTAGCTGTTACAGGAAAGGTTTTACCTGTAACGGTGGAGGAGATTACTCTCTATGCCAAACTAAAAAATGGAAAGGTCATTAAAGGAGAATCCCAAATTCCTATAAAGGTAAAGGAATTTGATAGTGGTATTGATCAGGTTTTTATTAAACCCAATAATGTAGTTCCCCTAGAGGAATCTATAGAAGAGATTATGAGTGCTGATGTGATTATTTTAGGACCCGGGAGCTTATATACAAGTATTATCCCTAATTTATTAGTTGAGGATATTAGAAAAGCTATTAGGGATTCAATAGCTACGAAGATTTATATAACTAATGTAATGACACAACCTGGAGAAACAGATGGATACAGTGTATTAGAACATGTTGAGGCCATCATAGAATATTTAAAGAGTGGAAATATTGATTATGTTTTTGTAAATGATGAGAAAATTCCCAAAGAAGTATTAAAAAAATATGCCCATGATGGTGCACAGCCCATAAGGCTTACGAAGAAGGATTGTAAAATATTAAAAGAAAAGGATATTAGCGTCATAGAAGGGCCTTTTGTAGATATAAAGAAACAGTATATAAGACATGATGCCAATAAGTTATCTGAAATGATTACAAAATTAGTATTAGAAGAGAAGTATGCTATTGATAAGAAAAAAATTATTGATTATTATATTCTAAGTGAAGAATTGAAAAAAGTATAGATGAAATGATTAATCAATTTATGATATAATAATTAAAATGCTGTTCATAATGACATCTAAACATTTTCTCATTGTAGTTAGGGGTGGAAGTTATGAGGGAAGAGATTAGTGCTGGTGGTGTGGTTGTTTTTGGAAATGCTATACTACTTTTACGTAAATACAATGGAGATTGGGTATTACCAAAAGGGAAAGTAAAACAAGATGAGGCCATAGACGCTGCTGCAATTCGAGAAGTTTATGAAGAAGGAAGAGCAAAAGGTGAGATTGTAAAATATATTGGAAAAATTAATTATTCTTTTAAAAACTGTTGGAAAGATCATGAGGTAGTCCATAAAACGGTTCATTGGTACTTAATGAGGACTAGAAATATGGATTGTATTCCTCTTAAAGAGGAAGGATTTGTAGATGCACGGTTTGTGCATATGGATAGGGCTACTGAGATAGCGAAATATAATGATGAAAGAGCAATTATACAAAAAGCCATCGAAGACATAAAAAAAGACCTCAACAGCCAATGAGGTCTTTTTTTGTAAACTTATAAAAAAAGGGTTTAATGCAAAAACTAGTATTATTAAAATTTTTTATCTTTTAGATTATGATAAAATTTAACGAAAAATATATGAATCTATGTTATAATGATAACAATGTACTATATTCGTATAATAAGGATGATTTTTTAAGGAACGTTCAGGTTTTGGAAGTAGGTGGTAAGATGTCCTTTTCTATGAAAACGAAGAATGAATTGGCAAGGATCATTCCAGAAGATCGATGTTGCCAATTAGCGGAGTTATCAGCATTGATTCGAATGAGTGGGACAATACAATTAATGGGCTATAAAAAAGTAAATGTAAAAATTATTACAGAAAATGCTGCTATTGCAAGAAAAATTTTTACATTATTGAAAAAATGTTTTGGAATTCATACGGAATTACGGGTAAGAAAAAATAGATTGTTAAAAAAGAATAATCACTATGTAATTATTATCACAAGTGATGCGGGGGCAAACGATATCCTGGAAAAAGTAGGTATTTTGAAAGTAGACCATAAACAATTTTTAATAGATTATAATGTACCAAAAGAATTAATTGAGGATAAATGTTGCAAACGAGCATATTTAAGAGGTGCATTTTTAGGAGCAGGTTCTGTAAGTGATCCAGAGAAAACCTATCATTTAGAATTTGTTACAAGTAGTCAAGAACATAGTGAAGGATTAAAAGAATTAATCAATCATTTTGACCTTAGAGCGAAGATTGTTCAACGAAAAAATAGTTATGTAATATACTTAAAAGAAGGAGATCGAATTGTTGATCTATTAAATATTATGGGAGCTCATTTAGCTTTATTAAAATTTGAAAACATAAGGATTGTAAAGCAAGTAAGGAATAATGTAAATAGGATTGTAAATTGTGAGACAGCGAATTTAAGTAAAATAGTAAATGCTTCTATTCGGCAGATAGAAAATATAGAGTATATACAAAAAACTGTAGGATTTAAAATACTTCCTGACAATCTTCGAGAAATAGCAGAGTTAAGACTTGATTACAAAGAAGCTAGTTTAAAAGAACTAGGACAAATGTTAAATCCACCTGTTGGGAAGTCAGGGGTAAATCATAGATTAAGAAAAATAGAGAAGATCACAGAAAAATTAAAGCAGAATGAGGGGGAGTTGTAAATGATCAATAGGGAAATCACCGTGATGAATGAAGAAGGATTACGTGCAAGACGAGCAGCCTTGTTTGTACAATTAGCAAATAAATTTAGTTCTGATATTTTTGTAGAAAAAGATACGAAAAATGTAAATGGAAAAAGTATTATGTGCATTATGGCTTTAGGGTTATTGAAGAGTGAAAAGATCGTAGTAACTGTTGATGGACCTGACGAAGAACAAGCTCTAGAAGAAATAGTAAACTTTTTCGAAAAACCACAAGAAGATTTATAAAACTATTCCAATGGGAATAGTTTTTTTAAATGAACGAAAAATGTAAGTTTATGTAATATAGGGATGAGATGGTAATATAGGAATTTAGACGCATTTTTGGAATCTTAAAAAAAATTTGAAGGGATTTGTATCATTATATCGAATAAGTTTAAAAATGAATGTTTTTTACCATCTCAGTTTTGGAGGATCCTATGTTTAAAATAAATCTTAACTTTCTAAAGCCAGGAATGATTTTAGCAAAAACAATTAACGGAAGTGATGGGCAAGTTTTGTTGAATGCTGGAGTAATCTTAAAAGAAAGCTATATTGAAAAGCTCAGGCAGATTGGTATTAGTAGTCTATACATAGATACGAAAGAAACATCAGATATTGTGATTGAAGATGTTATTTGTGAACAAAATAGATTTGAAGCAAAAAACATTATCAGAGAGACAATGAAGGATGTTTATATGGGCAGATCGATACAAACAAAAGAAGTATTTGAGGCAGTAAGTAATATTTTGGATGATTTGTTAGGAAATAAGGACATTATGCTCAATCTTTCTGATATTAAGGCAGTCGATGATTATACTTTTGCTCATTCTGTTAATGTTTGTGTGTTATCCCTTATAACAGGAATTACTATGGGATACAACAGGGATAAATTAGAAAAATTGGGAATCGGTGCTGTGTTACATGATATAGGAAAAATTGCAATTCCTCCAGATATATTAAATAAGCCTGGTAAACTGACAGATATTGAGTATAAAATCATTCAAGAGCATCCTCGATTAGGATATGATATTGTAAAAGAACATGCTACTATTAGTAGCCTTAGTGCCATGGTGATTCTTACCCATCATGAAAGACATGATGGAAAAGGATATCCATTAGGAAAGAAAGGGAAAGAAATATTTGAATTTTCTAGAATTGTTGCAGTAGCAGATGTATATGATGCGTTGACTTCTGATAGGGTTTATAAGAAGAAGGTTTTACCCCATGAAGCGATAGAATATTTAAGGGCTATGGGCGATTTGCAATTTGATTCTGAAATTGTAAATAATTTTGCTGCACATGTAGCACCTTATCCTGTTGGAACCATTGTAAAATTAAGTACAGGGGTTCAAGGAATCGTTGTAGCTGTAGATAAAAATCATCTTAATAAACCTAAGGTTAGGTGTTTTTGGAACAAACAAGGAGATCAATATTTGAATGAAGCAGAGGTCAATCTTGTGAATTTACCATCGATTACAATCTCAGAGGTGTTAGAGAAACTTGAATAGTTTTTTGATTGTTTTTTGATATAATAAGGTATGAACAATTTGTTCATACCTTTTATTTTTTAGATGTTTAAAGGCTATTGAACCTATTATATCCCTATATGAGGTGGTATGTGAATATGACAAAAAATGAACAGATTATAAACCATATAAAAGAGTTGCCTGTGGGAAGTAAAATATCCGTAAGAGGAGTTGCACAGGATCTAGAAGTTAGTGAAGGAACAGCTTATAAGGCTATTAAGGATGCAGAAAGAAAAGAACTTGTTAGTACCATTCCAAGAGTAGGAACTATACGAGTTGAAAAGGTCGAAAAAAAACAAATTGATAAAGTAACATTTGCGGAAGTACTCAATATTGTAGAAGGACAAATCCTAGGAGGCCATGAAGGAATTTATAAGATTGTCAATAAATTTGTCATTGGTGCCATGTCTATTGATGAAATTGAAAAGTACATTTCAGAAGGGGATTTATTAATTGTAGGAAATAGGGATGATGTTCATAAGCTTGCACTAGATAAAAAATGTGCAATCCTTATTACAGGAGGTCTCTCATGTGATGATGAAATAAAAAAAATAGCCAATGAGAAAAAACTACCTATTCTTTCTACAAGCTATGATACATTTACCATTACTACTATGATTGATCAAGCTTTACATGAGAGATTGATTAGAAAAGAAATATTAATAACAGAGGATATTATGCCCCATACCCTTCATTATCTAAAGGTGGGAGAGACAGTCTGTGATATGAAAAAATTAATAAAAAGAACAGGACATAGTAGATATCCTGTAGTAGATGAAAATTTACATGTTATAGGAATTGTATCCCCAAGAGATATTGGAGGAGCAGACAGTACGGAACCCATTATAAATGTTATGACAAAAAATCCTATTACCGTGTCTGTGAATACATCTGTAGCTTATATTTCACATGTAATGATTTGGGAAGGATTAAAAGTGGTTCCAGTTACAGATAAAAAGAAACTTATAGGTATTATTACTCGCCAAGATATTATAAAGGGACTCAAGCAGATGAGAAATCAACCCCATATGGGAGAGCCTTTTGAAGATATGATTACTAGTGAATGTAATGTGGAAGAAACAGAAAAGGGTATAAAATTTTCCGGAGAAATTACTCCCATGATGTTAAATGATCGAGGGATTGCTAGTGCAGGTGTTTTGGTACTACTTATGTCTACTGCTGGGTGCAGTGCTATTAAGATGCAGAAAAATTTAGATAGTGTGATTGATAGTTTTATGATTTATTATATAAAGCCATTGCAGCTTGAGAGTAAATTCGAAATCTATGTAGATATTATCAATGTGAGTAGGAAATTTTATAAAGTGGATATTACAGCTTATCACAATGATGAGATTGTATCCAAAGCTATGATGTCAGCAAAACAATTAAGAAGATAGAAAGGAGGTACTTATGGGAGATTTTGTACATTTACATGTGCATACAGAGTATAGTTTATTAGATGGTGCAGCCAGAATAAAACCCCTTATAAAAACTGTAAAGGATTTAGGGATGAAAGCCGTAGCCATAACAGATCATGGATGTATGTTTGGTGTGATTGATTTTTATAAAGAAGCTAAAAAGGAAGGAATTAAACCTATTATAGGTTGTGAAGTGTATACTGCTACTAGAACTCTTTTTGATAAAGATCCAATAAAAGATAAAAGGCAGGGTCACCTAGTACTCCTTGCTAAAAATAATGAGGGCTATAAAAATCTTATGAAAATTGTATCTTTAGGATATGTGGATGGTTTTTATTATAAACCTCGAATAGATCATACAGTTCTTGAAAAATATAGTGAAGGCATTATCGCCCTTAGTGCATGTCTTGCAGGAGAGATCCAACAAAGACTTTTAAATAAGGATTATGAAGGAGCTAAAAAAGAAGCATTAAGACTAGAGGGGATATTTGGAAAAGATGATTTTTATCTAGAACTTCAGGACCATGGTATGCAGGAGCAGAAAATGGTAAACAATCAATTAATCAGGTTAAGCCAAGAAACAGATATCCCATTAGTTGCAACTAATGATATTCACTATTTAAAGAGATCTGATGGAGATATTCACGATATACTTCTTTGTATTCAAACAGGAAAGAATATAGATGATGAAGATCGACTAAAATTTCCTACAAAGGAATTTTATCTAAAATCTCCAAAAGAGATGGAAGACCTCTTTCCATATGCAAAGGAAGCCTTAGAAAATACCGTAAAAATTGCAAATAGGTGCAATGTAACTTTTGATTTTAACCAAATGTATTTACCAAAGTATGATGTACCTGATTCTTATAGTGCAAAGGAATATTTAAGGAAATTATGTAATGAAGGATTGAAAAAAAGATATAAAGAAATTACAAAGGAACTTTTAGAAAGATTAGAGTACGAATTATCTACTATAGAAAATATGGGGTATGTAGAATATTTTCTAATTGTATGGGATTTTATAAGATATGCAAAAGAAGAAAACATCATGGTAGGACCAGGAAGAGGATCTGCTGCAGGAAGCTTAGTTTCATATACATTAGGAATTACAGAAATTGATCCTATTAAGTATCATCTCATTTTTGAGCGTTTTTTAAATCCAGAACGTGTAACCATGCCGGATATTGATATTGATTTTTGCTTTGAAAGAAGGCAAGAAGTTATTGATTATGTAGTGAGAAAATATGGAAAAGAAAAGGTAGCACAAATAATCACCTTTGGAACAATGGCAGCAAGAGCAGCTATAAGAGATGTAGGAAGGGCGCTGAATATGTCCTATGCAGAAGTAGATGCTATTGCCAAAAAAATTCCTATGCAGTTGGGTATTTCTATTGATAAAGCATTAGAAATAGATAAGGGATTTAAAGAAATATATGAAAGAGACGAAAGGGCAAAATATTTAATAGATGCTGCAAGGGCTGTAGAAGGAATGCCAAGACATGCATCTACTCATGCAGCTGGGGTTGTAATTTCTAAAGAGGCTATTGATGAATATGTACCTTTATATATGCATAATGAAGGTCTTACAACTCAATTCACTATGACAACATTAGAAGAGTTAGGGCTTCTTAAAATGGACTTTTTAGGTCTTCGAAATCTAACAGTAATCAGGGATGCTATAGAGAGTATAGAGAAGAATCATGGGGTAAAAATAAATTTTTCCAATAGTAACTATGATGATAAGTTAGCTTATGAAATGATTAGTAAAGGGGATACTATAGGGGTATTTCAGCTAGAAAGTGCAGGTATGAGGCAGTTTATGAAGGAATTAAAGCCTGATTGCTTTGAAGATATAGTAGCGGGAATTTCCCTTTACAGACCAGGGCCTATGGATTCTATTCCTAAGTATATAGCTTATAAAAATAATCCAGAAAAAATAGAATATTTACATCCATTGCTAGAAAAGATCCTTAATGTAACCTATGGATGTTTAATATACCAAGAACAAGTAATGCAGGTAGTTAGGGAACTTGCTGGTTATTCCTATGGACGAAGCGATTTGGTTCGCCGTGCCATGAGTAAAAAGAAAATGGATGTGATGGAACAAGAAAGAGAATATTTCATTCATGGAAAAAAAGATGAAGAAGGAAATATTGAAATTACAGGATGTGTAAGCAAGGGTGTACCAAAAGAAATTGGAAATCAAATATATGATGAAATGATAGATTTTGCCAAATATGCTTTTAACAAATCCCATGCAGCGGCCTATGCAGTGCTAGGTTATGAAACAGCATACCTTAAGGCGTACTACCCTGTTGAATTTATGGCAGCACTCATTACGAGTATTATGGGGAATACCACAAAGGTAGCCCAATATATAGAGGATTGTAAGAAGAAAAACATAGAAATACTGCCACCTAGTGTCAATGAAAGTCATCATAAGTTTATTGTACAGGATGGGAAAATTCGATTTGGCCTTTTGGCAGTGAAAAACGTTGGTGCAGGCGTTATAGATGCTATTGTAGCCGCAAGAGAAGAGAAAGGTAAGTTTTTAAGTTTTACAGATTTTTGTGATAAAGTGGATATGAAAGAAATCAATAAAAGAGCTATTGAGAGTCTCATAAAAGCAGGAGCCTTTGATCATTTAGGAGCCAATCGTGCCCAGCTTTTAGCCATCTATGAAAGGACAATTGATGGAATAGCTCAAGATCGAAAAAGGAATTTAGCAGGCCAGGTTTCATTATTTCAAGCATTTGATGAAATCATACCTGCTAATGTTAAAAGAGATGATTTGCCAGATATCAAAGAGTTTGCTCAGAAAAATCTTTTGATGATGGAAAAAGAAGTAGTGGGACTTTATATTAGTGGTCATCCCCTTTCAGAGTATGAACAAGAAGTTAAAAAAGTTTCAACCATGAATGCAGGAGAGTTAATGGAGATCAATGAAAATCATGAAAATAATTCTGTAAAAGATGGATCCTATATAAGAATAGGGGGACTCATTGGACATCGAAAAAATAAAATCACTAAAAATAATAATATGATGGCTTTCATAACACTAGAAGACTTATTTGGTAGTGTAGAAGTATTAGTTTTTCCTAAAATATTTGATAAATATATGAATTTATTATATGAAGATAGTGTTGTCATTATAGAAGGAAAAATAAGCATGAGAGAAGAGGAAGAACCTAAAATTATAGCAGAAAAAATACTACCCCTCATAAAGAAAAATGATAAAGGGATAAAAAAGTTATATCTAAAAATAAGTAGAGGTCAAGAGCTAGATGTTTTATTTGAAAAAATTAAACCGACACTGAAAAGTCACAAAGGAGATGTGCCGGTATACTTATATTTAGAAGGGAAAAATAAGAAACTAAAAGCGAATAAGGAATTATGGGTAACGTTAAATGATGATTTAATTAAAAATTTGATAGGATTGCTAGGAGAAGATTGTGTAAAAGTATGTTAGTGTTTCTTTGAATGAGCAATCCTTGCAGATGCTGCTGCAGCAATACCAGCAACTAAATCATCTAAAAATGTATGCACCCCATTTTTAGGATCATTTAAGTCTTTTAAGATACCAAGCTTTTCTTTATCTAGATAACCAAAGCTTGTAAGACCGATGGTTCCATATACATTTGTTATACTAAGGGCTAATACCTCATCAATGCCATAGAGGGGTTCATCACGTTTTAATATATCTAAAAGAGGTTCTGGTAGAAGATTTTTTTCAGCATAAATATCTAAAACCACTCCCGTTAAGATAGCGTGTTGAACTTCTCTTTTTTCTAGAACTTTATTAATACTATAAAGGCAGTCATCCATTGTTAAGGGTCCGTATTTTATTTGTAAATCATATACTAACTTTGCAATATCTAAAAGATTTACTCCTCGATCCTTTAACATTTTGATTACAATATCTTTCAAATGTACTCCTCCTATCTTAATTTGGTGTATGATATAATATGATAGAAGATAAATTTTGGTACATGAAAAATAAAGAAATGAAAAATACTATAAGGAATAATAATTAAAGCATAAGGATATATTGCAATTTACTTAAAATTAGAATAAAATAAAATCAAAATCAATATACTCCAGGGGGAGGACTATTATGTGGACAGTAGTATATATGGCACACAACAAAGCAGATGCAGATAGAATCCAGTGTCATTTAATGAATGAAGGGTTTTTAGTAAAATTAAAGCCTATTGGAAGAGAAGAAGAAGGTGTCTTTGAGGTTTTAGTTCCTAATGGTGAAGCAGAAGAAGCACATGAAGTTTTGGTAAATTTATAATAAAAAATATTAGGGGAAAGTACCCAAAATAGGGACTTTCCCCTATGAAATATGGAGAGAATATTTTATAAAACTTGATAGATACTAATAAAGGAGAGAGCCTATGAAAAAAATTGGTGTACTGACTAGTGGTGGAGATTCTCCAGGAATGAATGCGGCTATAAGAGCTGTCGTTCGAGCAGGAATATACAATGGCTTAAAGGTAGTTGGCATCAAAAGAGGTTATGAAGGACTTATAAATGGTGATATTGAGGAGATGAATCTCTCGTCCGTGGCAGATATTATTCATAGAGGAGGAACTATGCTTAGAACTGCTCGGAGTGAAGCTTTCAAAACCAAAGAAGGATTTGAAAAAGCACTGAATGTAATCAACATTTTTGGTATAGAAGGAATTGTTGTCATTGGAGGAGATGGTTCTTTAAGAGGAGCAGAAAAATTAAGTGAAGCGGGTATTCCTACTATAGGACTACCTGGAACGATAGATAATGATTTAGCATATACGGATTATACCATTGGATTTGATACAGCCATTAATACGGTACTCCATGCAATTAGTAATATTAGAGATACGTCTACTTCCCATGGAAGAGCAAACATTGTTGAGGTAATGGGGAGACATTGTGGGGATATTGCCCTTTATGCAGGACTTGCTGGAGGAGCAGAAAGTATTATTGTTCCAGAAGAAGAATGCTCTATTGATGAGGTGTGTAAAAGACTGATTCAAGGAAGAAATAGAGGTAAATTACATAGTATCATTATTTTAGCAGAGGGCGTAGCTGGAAATTCCTATGAAATTGCAAAAGAAATAGAAACAAAAACAGGTATAGATGTAAGGCTTACTATTCTTGGACATATACAAAGAGGAGGCAGTCCAACAGCATTTGATAGGATTTTAGCAAGTCGAATGGGAGGAAATGCTGTAGAGCTGTTAATGAAGGGTAAGAAAGGAAGAACTGTTGGGATGAAAGGAAATGAAATTTGTAATTTTGAAATATCTAAGGCCCTTTCAATGAAAAAGGAAATGAATAAAAATTTATATGAGTTAGCAAAAACACTATCTATATAAACGAAGGAGAGAAATTTATGAGAAAAACAAAAATTGTATGTACTATTGGACCTGCAAGTGAAAGCAAAGATACTTTGAAAGAATTGATGAAGAATGGGATGAATGTAACACGACTTAATTTTTCTCATGGAAGCCATGAAGAGCATCAAAAACGTATAGATACCATTAAAGAAGTTAGAGGAGAACTTAATCTACCCATTGCAATTTTATTAGACACAAAGGGACCAGAAATCAGAACGGGTAATTTTAAAGAGGGGGAAGCTTTCTTAGAGGAAGGAAAGAATTTTACATTAACAACAAGAGAAATTCTTGGAGATGTAACCATTGGTAGTATTACTTATAAAGATCTTCCAAATGATGTGAAGATTGGAGATCCCATCTTAATAGATGATGGATTAATTGGTTTAGAAGTTTTAGAAATTATTGATGGAACAGATATAAAATGTATGATTAGAAACTCAGGGATGGTAAAAAATCACAAGGGCGTAAATGTACCAGGTGTTAAAATCAATCTTCCTGCCATTACGAAGAAGGATCAAGATGATATTATTTTTGGTATTCAAAATGGTATAGATTTTATAGCAGCTTCTTTTGTAAGAAAATCAGAAGATGTATTAGCTATAAGAAGAATCTTAGAAGAATATGATGCAGAGGATATTCAAATTATTTCTAAGATTGAAAATCAAGAGGGTGTAGATAATATAGAAAAAATTATTGAAGTTTCTGATGGAATCATGGTTGCAAGAGGTGATTTAGGTGTGGAAATTCCAACACAGCAAGTTCCTCTTGTACAAAAAATGATCATCAAAAGATGTAATAGTATAGGAAAACCTGTTATCACTGCTACACAGATGTTAGATTCTATGATGAGAAATCCAAGACCCACTAGAGCGGAAGTGACAGATGTTGCTAATGCCATATTTGATGGTACAGATGCCATCATGCTTTCAGGGGAAACGGCTGCTGGAAAATATCCAGTAGATGCAGTAAAAACTATGGCGAATATTGCACAAACTACTGAAGGTGCATTAGATTATCGAGCTATTTTAAGAGAAAAAGCAGTAGGAAAAGAAAGAAGTATTACGGATGCTGTGAGTCATGCAACCTGTAGTAGTGCTCAAGATTTGGGTGCATCAGCTATTATTACAGCAACTTCATCAGGATATACAGCAAGAATGGTATCAAAATTCAGACCAAAAGCACCGATTATTGTTGCAACGACAAGTGAAAAAGTTATGAGAAGACTTGCACTTTCTTTTGGGGCATATGCAATGCTTACAGAAATAGGAAATTCAACGGATGAAGTATTTGATCTGTCTGTAAACAAGGCATTAGAGGCTGGATATATAAAGCACGGAGATTTGGTAATTATTACAGCAGGTGTACCAGTAGGTGTTGCAGGAACAACCAATACGATTAAAGTCCATATTGCTGGTAAAATTTTAGTAAAAGGTATGGGAATTGGAAACGCTGGTGCTGTAGGAAATGTTTGTATTGCAATGAATGCAACGGATGCTAAGAATAAGTTTAAAGAAGGGGATATTCTTGTAACCATTGCAACAGATAAAGAGATGGTTCCATTTATGGAAAAAGCTGCAGCTATTATTACAGAGAAGGGTGGACTTACTTCTCATGCAGCTATTGTAGGGTTAAATATTCATAAACCAGTTATTGTTGGTGCCACTGATGTAACAAAACTGTTAAGAAACGGAGACGTTGTAACGGTTGATAGTATAAGAGGTCTTGTATATAGTGGAAAAGCAAATGTCCTATAAAGATGAGCTAAGATTTTAAGATTAGATTAGACTTATGACAAACCACTGATATAAATCAGTGGTTTGTCTGTTTTCTTTTTATGAAAAGTTATCGCAGAAATAGATTGGTTATGGCATAATATATATGAATGCTTCGTATAAGAAATAGTCATATAATAGCAATAAGGAGGATAAAATAGATGTATACTAACGATGGAGATGTTCGTGTAAGGTATGAAGAGACAGATCAGATGGGGGTTGCTTATCATGGTAA is part of the Crassaminicella profunda genome and encodes:
- the rapZ gene encoding RNase adapter RapZ, producing MKLVIITGLSGAGKSQAMKSMEDLGFYCVDNLPPALIPKFAELCIHAQGEIEKIALVIDIRGRRFFDDLFESLDAIKDQGYNYEILFLEASDPVLIKRYKETRRIHPLSPRGRIIEGINAERNRLSELKKNAKYIVDTSNLTSAQLKEEIKKIYMEGETSHNLTIFIQSFGFKKGILLDADLVFDVRFLPNPHYIEELRPFTGNDKQVRDYVMKWPESIQFVEKLNDLIDFLIPYYIKEGKSQLVIGIGCTGGKHRSVTVANILYETLKEKGHRAIINHRDSAIVRE
- a CDS encoding gluconeogenesis factor YvcK family protein encodes the protein MKLFDWLKPGLKIKRWLFLGSVGIAFLIIGGYAFINKMFLNNHFLDYYPVVLLLGIVLIAVSLKKGAASIVNLLDTPGSLVKCKIDKKLYEKRILNKGPKTVVIGGGTGLSVLLRGLKKYTSNITAIVTVADDGGGSGILREDLGMLPPGDIRNCILALADTEPIMEKLLQYRFEEGKLKGQSFGNLLIAAMNGISDNFEEAIKKINHVLAVTGKVLPVTVEEITLYAKLKNGKVIKGESQIPIKVKEFDSGIDQVFIKPNNVVPLEESIEEIMSADVIILGPGSLYTSIIPNLLVEDIRKAIRDSIATKIYITNVMTQPGETDGYSVLEHVEAIIEYLKSGNIDYVFVNDEKIPKEVLKKYAHDGAQPIRLTKKDCKILKEKDISVIEGPFVDIKKQYIRHDANKLSEMITKLVLEEKYAIDKKKIIDYYILSEELKKV
- a CDS encoding NUDIX hydrolase; translated protein: MREEISAGGVVVFGNAILLLRKYNGDWVLPKGKVKQDEAIDAAAIREVYEEGRAKGEIVKYIGKINYSFKNCWKDHEVVHKTVHWYLMRTRNMDCIPLKEEGFVDARFVHMDRATEIAKYNDERAIIQKAIEDIKKDLNSQ
- the whiA gene encoding DNA-binding protein WhiA; the encoded protein is MSFSMKTKNELARIIPEDRCCQLAELSALIRMSGTIQLMGYKKVNVKIITENAAIARKIFTLLKKCFGIHTELRVRKNRLLKKNNHYVIIITSDAGANDILEKVGILKVDHKQFLIDYNVPKELIEDKCCKRAYLRGAFLGAGSVSDPEKTYHLEFVTSSQEHSEGLKELINHFDLRAKIVQRKNSYVIYLKEGDRIVDLLNIMGAHLALLKFENIRIVKQVRNNVNRIVNCETANLSKIVNASIRQIENIEYIQKTVGFKILPDNLREIAELRLDYKEASLKELGQMLNPPVGKSGVNHRLRKIEKITEKLKQNEGEL
- a CDS encoding HPr family phosphocarrier protein; amino-acid sequence: MINREITVMNEEGLRARRAALFVQLANKFSSDIFVEKDTKNVNGKSIMCIMALGLLKSEKIVVTVDGPDEEQALEEIVNFFEKPQEDL
- a CDS encoding HD-GYP domain-containing protein; protein product: MFKINLNFLKPGMILAKTINGSDGQVLLNAGVILKESYIEKLRQIGISSLYIDTKETSDIVIEDVICEQNRFEAKNIIRETMKDVYMGRSIQTKEVFEAVSNILDDLLGNKDIMLNLSDIKAVDDYTFAHSVNVCVLSLITGITMGYNRDKLEKLGIGAVLHDIGKIAIPPDILNKPGKLTDIEYKIIQEHPRLGYDIVKEHATISSLSAMVILTHHERHDGKGYPLGKKGKEIFEFSRIVAVADVYDALTSDRVYKKKVLPHEAIEYLRAMGDLQFDSEIVNNFAAHVAPYPVGTIVKLSTGVQGIVVAVDKNHLNKPKVRCFWNKQGDQYLNEAEVNLVNLPSITISEVLEKLE